In Gossypium raimondii isolate GPD5lz chromosome 12, ASM2569854v1, whole genome shotgun sequence, a single window of DNA contains:
- the LOC105765342 gene encoding uncharacterized protein LOC105765342, with product MAPGRRSDRSLLQDLLLYAASIAFSCLVLAGLKQLNPNRDASKKSIANKNAISKRLGRPLIHTDPYEDVIVGDVVNPDHIDVEFDSVGGLDRIKKALYELVILPLKRPELFAYGKLLGPQKGVLLYGPPGTGKTMLAKAIAKESGAVFINVRVSNLMSKWFGDAQKLVAAVFSLAYKLQPAIIFIDEVDSFLGQRRATDHEAMAIMKTEFMALWDGFTTDQNARVLVLGATNRPAELDEAILRRFSQVFEIGKPDCDDREKILKVILKNERVEDTIDLYHIARLCEGYTGSDLFELCKQAAYNPLRDLLNEEKAKKTRQLQAPRPLSQLDFEKALAASMKTSIGVDEHNGYSSCSST from the exons ATGGCCCCCGGCCGTCGTTCGGATAGAAGCTTGTTACAAGACCTACTCTTATATGCAGCCAGCATCGCTTTCAGTTGCCTGGTCCTCGCCGGCCTCAAACAACTAAACCCAAATCGTGATGCCTCTAAGAAATCGATTGCGAACAAAAATGCCATCTCCAAACGCCTTGGTCGCCCCCTCATCCACACTGACCCTTACGAG GATGTGATAGTGGGTGATGTGGTGAACCCAGATCACATAGACGTAGAATTCGACTCTGTTGGTGGGCTTGACAGAATAAAAAAAGCACTGTATGAGTTGGTTATTCTTCCTCTTAAGAGGCCTGAGCTTTTTGCTTATGGCAAACTTTTGGGTCCCCAAAAAGGGGTGCTTTTGTACGGACCACCAGGGACCGGGAAAACCATGCTTGCCAAAGCCATTGCAAAAGAATCTGGGGCTGTTTTTATCAATGTCAGAGTTTCTAATTTGATGAGTAAATGGTTCGGTGACGCCCAAAAACTAG TGGCTGCTGTCTTTAGTTTGGCTTATAAGCTGCAACCGgctattatatttattgacgAAGTGGATAGTTTTCTGGGGCAACGACGAGCCACGGACCATGAGGCAATGGCTATTATGAAAACTGAGTTCATGGCCTTGTGGGATGGTTTTACCACCGATC AGAATGCTCGAGTTCTGGTACTTGGTGCAACTAATCGTCCGGCAGAGCTTGATGAGGCAATTCTTAGGCGTTTCTCCCAGGTTTTTGAAATTGGAAAGCCTGACTGTGATGATCGAGAAAAGATATTGAAGGTGATATTGAAGAATGAGAGAGTGGAGGACACTATTGATTTGTACCACATAGCTAGATTATGTGAAGGTTATACCGGTTCTGATTTATTTGAGCTCTGCAAACAAGCAGCATATAATCCTCTCAGGGATCTCTTAAATGAAGAGAAGGCTAAAAAGACACGTCAA TTACAGGCACCAAGACCATTGTCGCAGTTGGACTTTGAGAAAGCTTTAGCTGCTTCCATGAAAACAAGCATCGGTGTTGATGAGCATAATGGGTATAGCTCTTGTTCATCAACATAA
- the LOC105765336 gene encoding serine/threonine-protein kinase BLUS1: MGGSRSYSANPSDYKLLEEVGYGASATVYRAIFLPTNDIIAVKCLDLDRCNSNLDDIRREAQTMSLIDHPNVIWAYCSFVVDHNLWVVMPFMSEGSCLHLMKSAYPDGFEEPAIGSVLKETLKALDYLHRQGHIHRDVKAGNILLDNNGTVKLADFGVSACMFDAGDRQRSRNTFVGTPCWMAPEVLQPGSGYNSKADIWSFGITALELAHGHAPFSKYPPMKVLLMTIQNAPPGLDYDRDKKFSKSFKEMVAMCLVKDQTKRPTAEKLLKHSFFKHAKPPELSVKKLFAGLPPLWNRVKSLQLKDAAQLALKKMPSAEQEAISQSEYQRGVSAWNFDIEDLKAQASLVRDDDDIHECKDDDESMKSSFGHKAEAYCGSGLGTLNLSREVSQSEFGEPMTIDLLQSDCLNGKGKNPECDIVEAGLHEKGLRKNGSGIDIMASTSEKDVVMTGAKSVKPRQTQSGPLTPGAILNHSSSERVHNSERFENEISQVNERVCLVRKAPSFSGPLMLPTRASANSLSAPIKSSGGFRDSLDDKSKANLVQIKGRFSVTSENLDLVKDIPLSSVSRRSSQTSPLRKSASVGDWILEYKQAPNNHSPKDLTNGNMPTSIVMSHLQNLFQQTSAQQDLIVNLLNTLQPAEFVDAAQNGKLPPLPRCSESNGNVKTAASERERLLLGKISELQSRMMSLTDELIAEKLKYDQLQQQLRLMSGGEEWD; encoded by the exons ATGGGAGGAAGTCGGAGTTACTCAGCGAATCCTAGCGATTACAAGCTTCTAGAAGAGGTTGGTTATGGCGCCAGTGCTACTGTTTATAGAGCGATCTTCCTTCCTACTAACGACATCATAGCTGTGAAATGCTTGGATCTCGATCGTTGCAACAGTAATCtg GATGATATACGCCGGGAAGCTCAAACAATGAGTTTGATTGATCACCCAAATGTTATTTGGGCATATTGTTCTTTTGTGGTTGACCATAATCTTTGGGTAGTCATGCCTTTCATGTCAGAGGGTTCCTGTTTGCACCTCATGAAGTCAGCATATCCAGACGGTTTCGAAGAGCCTGCTATTGGTTCTGTTCTGAAAGAAACTCTCAAAGCTCTGGATTATCTTCATCGACAAGGACATATTCATCGGGATGTTAAG GCTGGAAATATACTGCTTGATAACAATGGCACAGTAAAGCTTGCTGACTTTGGTGTTTCAGCTTGCATGTTTGATGCAGGAGATAGACAACGTTCTAGAAATACCTTTGTTGGGACTCCTTGCTG GATGGCACCAGAGGTCTTGCAGCCTGGAAGTGGATATAACTCCAA GGCTGATATATGGTCTTTTGGTATAACAGCATTGGAGTTGGCTCATGGTCATGCACCTTTCTCAAAATATCCCCCAATGAAG GTTCTCTTGATGACAATACAAAATGCTCCTCCAGGACTTGATTATGATCGTGATAAGAAGTTCTCTAAG TCTTTCAAAGAAATGGTTGCAATGTGCCTGGTGAAAGATCAAACAAAGAGGCCGACTGCagagaaattattaaaacactCCTTTTTCAAGCATGCAAAGCCTCCTGAGCTCTCTGTGAAGAAATTATTTGCTGGTCTGCCACCACTTTGGAATCGTGTGAAATCCCTTCAG CTTAAAGATGCTGCACAACTAGCTCTAAAGAAAATGCCTTCAGCAGAACAAGAAGCTATATCACAG AGCGAGTACCAAAGAGGAGTTAGTGCCTGGAATTTCGATATTGAGGATTTGAAAGCGCAAGCATCTCTG GTGcgtgatgatgatgatattcATGAGTgcaaagatgatgatgaaagCATGAAATCAAGCTTTGGTCATAAG GCTGAAGCTTACTGTGGATCTGGTTTGGGAACATTGAATTTAAGTAGGGAAGTATCTCAGTCTGAATTTGGAGAACCAATGACCATTGACTTATTACAGTCTGATTGCTTGAATGGAAAGGGAAAGAACCCAGAATGTGATATAGTTGAGGCTGGCCTGCACGAGAAGGGTTTGAGGAAAAATGGTTCAGGCATTGATATTATGGCATCAACTTCAGAAAAGGATGTGGTCATGACCGGGGCTAAATCAGTGAAACCTAGGCAAACCCAAAGTGGGCCACTCACACCTGGTGCTATTCTTAATCATTCATCTTCTGAGCGGGTTCATAACTCAGAAAG gtttgaaaatgaaatttcacaAGTGAATGAGAGAGTTTGCCTAGTTCGTAAAGCACCAAGCTTTAGTGGTCCGTTGATGCTTCCTACTCGAGCATCTGCAAACAGTTTATCAGCTCCAATTAAATCATCTGGAG GGTTTAGGGATTCTCTGGATGACAAGTCAAAGGCTAATCTGGTGCAAATAAAAGGTCGATTTTCAGTAACATCTGAAAATTTAGATCTTGTAAAG GATATTCCTCTAAGTTCAGTTTCGCGCCGGTCGTCACAG ACTTCGCCTCTCAGAAAGTCTGCTAGTGTAGGTGATTGGATACTTGAATACAAACAAGCG CCTAACAATCATTCCCCCAAGGATTTGACCAATGGTAACATGCCCACCTCAATTGTTATGAGTCACCTTCAGAATCTTTTCCAGCAAACCTCTGCTCAACAG GATCTTATTGTGAATTTGTTGAATACATTGCAGCCAGCTGAGTTTGTAGATG CCGCTCAAAATGGAAAGTTGCCTCCTCTACCTCGTTGTTCTGAGAGCAATGGAAAT GTGAAAACAGCAGCCTCTGAGAGGGAGCGTTTACTGCTTGGCAAGATCTCAGAGCTACAGTCGAG AATGATGAGTTTGACTGATGAATTGATTgctgaaaagttaaaatatgatcAA TTGCAACAACAACTTAGGTTGATGTCTGGTGGGGAAGAGTGGGATTAG
- the LOC105765344 gene encoding uncharacterized protein LOC105765344, protein MCRSADYYDFRSGDQSLLKIKAFFVRFSGFDSCADPLSDSLTLLFPPRINDTARLEISGSIIRSGSPAFVTLHRLVKLKTRDGEAIYGSRERVRAGDRVRFEVYSREEKVLNGVLRREEEKWKMECKCALESGNTEMIGGKAAVADVCVAVEGDLAMGERVEMVVRKCRKNRRVGFDQLEDIPEEREGESERDGGFCCSCGEADGGGEEVDIEAAGVSWAFDVGIWIMCFGVGYFVSKATAKSLRRMRLL, encoded by the coding sequence ATGTGCAGATCTGCGGATTATTACGACTTTCGCTCCGGCGATCAAAGTCTTCTGAAGATCAAAGCTTTCTTCGTTCGATTTTCGGGTTTCGATTCATGTGCCGACCCGTTATCCGATTCGCTCACTCTACTCTTCCCACCAAGAATCAATGACACGGCGCGGCTAGAAATTTCCGGCTCCATTATCCGATCCGGTTCTCCCGCGTTCGTGACACTCCATCGATTGGTGAAATTGAAGACGAGGGACGGAGAGGCGATATATGGGAGCAGGGAGCGGGTTCGGGCCGGGGATAGGGTCCGGTTCGAGGTTTACTCGAGAGAGGAAAAGGTGTTGAACGGGGTTTTAaggagagaagaagaaaagtggAAAATGGAATGCAAGTGCGCGCTGGAGAGTGGCAATACCGAAATGATAGGCGGTAAAGCGGCGGTTGCGGACGTTTGCGTGGCGGTGGAGGGAGACCTGGCGATGGGGGAGAGGGTGGAGATGGTAGTGAGGAAGTGTAGAAAAAACAGGAGGGTGGGGTTCGATCAGCTGGAGGATATTCCAGAGGAGAGAGAAGGAGAAAGTGAAAGGGACGGTGGATTCTGTTGCAGTTGTGGAGAAGCGGACGGTGGGGGAGAAGAGGTGGATATAGAAGCGGCGGGTGTAAGCTGGGCCTTTGATGTGGGCATTTGGATCATGTGCTTCGGGGTTGGATATTTTGTTTCTAAAGCCACTGCCAAAAGCTTGAGGCGCATGCGATTACTTTGA
- the LOC105765338 gene encoding rab GTPase-activating protein 22: MLTEQKPLMRALRRIHTSSSQSTSSSSSSSSNTSSSSSSSWIHLRSVLLVVASSSSSSSSSSSSQQIPTDRGSLKSPWSHRRRKHALLPKQWRNLFTADGKLIDGGVKFLKKIRSGGVDPSIRAEVWPFLLGIYDFNSSKEERDSLRSQKRKEYERLRKRCHQILKRTEKSVKLKGTAGNVCNEDNECFSQVFDSPGLEDMVSGRRSHSTEGGSPVFDDSDHRVCDHSHPTSLSSDSFLEGEVGKRVVISQDACTGETESSDSDSSEEDENTPLLSSEIIEENDIHKDDNGSSSPSQIEGRSATPTDEDFATWRRIILLDAVRANDDWIIYSPSQASVSTMKAQRLAESVGLKDYDDLEPCRIFHAARLVSILEAYALYDPEIGYCQGMSDLLSPIISVVEDDSEAFWCFAGFMKRARHNFRLDEVGIRRQLNIVSKIIKCKDNHLYRHLEKLQAEDCFFVYRMVVVLFRRELNFEQTLCLWEVMWADQAAIRAGIARSAWGRMRLRAPPTDDLLLYAIAACVLQRRKLIIEKYSSMDEIMRECNSMAGHLDVWKLLDDAHDLVVNLHDKI, from the exons ATGCTTACGGAACAGAAACCGTTAATGCGAGCTTTGCGGCGAATTCACACATCTTCATCGCAATCAACGTCATCGTCCTCCTCATCGTCGTCAAatacttcatcttcttcatcgtCGTCGTGGATTCATTTGCGATCGGTTTTATTAGTCGTtgcttcttcctcttcctcgtCATCTTCCTCATCTTCTTCCCAACAAATTCCGACTGATCG GGGTAGCCTAAAATCACCTTGGTCCCACAGGAGAAGAAAACATGCCCTTCTACCTAAACAATGGAGGAATTTGTTCACTGCTGATGGGAAACTCATTGATGGTGGTGTCAAGTTTCTGAAAAAAATTCGAAGTGGA GGTGTTGATCCAAGTATTAGAGCAGAGGTGTGGCCATTCCTCCTCGGAAT ATACGACTTCAACAGTTCAAAGGAAGAAAGAGATTCCTTGAGAAGTCAGAAACG AAAAGAGTATGAAAGATTGCGTAAGCGGTGCCACCAAATCCTTAAACGTACTGAGAAGAGTGTTAAGTTGAAGGGAACTGCTGGAAACGTCTGCAATGAAGACAATGAGTGTTTCAGTCAAGTTTTTGATTCTCCAGGCTTGGAGGATATGGTTAGTGGTAGGAGGTCCCACTCCACCGAGGGAGGAAGCCCTGTGTTTGATGATTCTGATCACCGCGTCTGTGATCATAGTCATCCAACCTCTTTATCTTCTGATTCATTTCTGGAGGGAGAGGTTGGTAAGAGAGTAGTCATTAGTCAAGATGCCTGTACTGGTGAGACAGAATCATCTGATTCTGACTCCTCTGAAGAAGATGAAAACACACCTCTCCTTTCCTCTGAAATAATCGAGGAAAATGATATTCATAAAGATGATAATGGTAGTTCCTCTCCCTCCCAGATAGAAGGCAGGTCTGCAACCCCCACTGATGAAGATTTTGCCACATGGCGGAGAATTATCCTCCTTGATGCAGTGAGGGCAAATGATGACTGGATCATTTACTCTCCATCTCAGGCTTCAGTATCCACAATGAAAGCACAAAGGTTAGCTGAGAGTGTTgggttgaaagattatgatgaTTTAGAGCCATGCAGGATTTTTCATGCAGCTCGCCTGGTTTCTATTCTCGAGGCTTATGCCCTTTACGATCCCGAGATAGGTTACTGCCAAGGGATGAGTGATCTGCTCTCTCCAATCATCTCAGTGGTAGAGGATGACTCTGAGGCCTTCTGGTGCTTTGCAGGTTTCATGAAAAGAGCTCGTCACAATTTCCGACTTGATGAGGTGGGGATTAGAAGACAGTTAAACATTGTCTCCAAGATTATCAAGTGTAAGGATAACCATCTATATAGACACCTCGAGAAGCTTCAAGCTGAAGACTGCTTTTTTGTGTATAGGATGGTTGTAGTACTTTTCAGGAGGGAATTGAACTTTGAGCAGACACTTTGCCTCTGGGAAGTGATGTGGGCAGACCAAGCAGCTATCCGTGCCGGCATTGCAAGGTCTGCTTGGGGGAGGATGAGACTTCGTGCTCCCCCTACTGATGATCTCCTGCTTTATGCAATAGCAGCATGTGTTTTGCAAAGGAGGAAGTTAATCATAGAAAAGTATAGCAGCATGGATGAGATAATGAGAGAATGCAATAGTATGGCCGGACATCTGGATGTCTGGAAACTTCTCGACGATGCCCATGATTTAGTGGTCAACCTACATGACAAGATTTAA
- the LOC105765346 gene encoding LOW QUALITY PROTEIN: NADH dehydrogenase [ubiquinone] flavoprotein 2, mitochondrial (The sequence of the model RefSeq protein was modified relative to this genomic sequence to represent the inferred CDS: substituted 1 base at 1 genomic stop codon), whose protein sequence is MLRVDDGCGDGDASYGSDGDRYTEVETTELEDQKPPPPVPVLARPNKIHLPKSAVTPSPDEKKSIKTATLVCGTTPCMICGSGEIEGALLKSLGVERNEVTNDGLFSVGEMECMLCKCFLXGCCVNVPMIAVADYTNGSEGYTYNYYEDVTTQQVVEIVEIVAVGFCQEN, encoded by the exons ATGCTGCG AGTAGACGACGGTTGCGGCGACGGCGATGCCAGCTACGGCAGTGACGGCGATCGCTATACCGAAGTTGAAACCACCGAGTTAGAAGACCAGAAACCGCCGCCACCGGTGCCAGTGCTAGCTCGCCCAAATAAGATCCATTTACCGAAATCAGCAGTAACGCCGTCACCGGATGAGAAAAAGAGCATCAAAACGGCGAC ATTGGTTTGTGGCACAACACCATGTATGATATGTGGTTCAGGAGAAATTGAAGGAGCCTTATTGAAATCCTTGGGGGTTGAGCGCAATG AGGTAACAAATGACGGTTTATTCTCTGTTGGAGAAATGGAATGTATG CTTTGTAAATGTTTTCTCTGAGGATGTTGTGTAAATGTTCCTATGATTGCAGTTGCTGATTACACCAATGGATCTGAAGGTTATACGTATAATTACTAT GAAGATGTTACTACTCAACAAGTTGTTGAGATAGTTGAGATAGTTGCAGTGGGATTTTGCCAAGAGAACTGA